One Mus pahari chromosome 10, PAHARI_EIJ_v1.1, whole genome shotgun sequence genomic window, ccagcacgtacctcacgcaggaggcagaggtgcagacgttgtggcctgaaagctaggggtttttatagggggagggggaggggctagcaagaattggtgcggttacctgtgattggctcatttaaacgtacacatttgcaggatggtacgtgcaaaggcaggaatgctaggagacctgaggggtgggtcagcggaacatttggttcagtcccaggactGTTCCAACCatggcctgcctgggtgtgcccagacttgtctcactgtgctctccgcctcaggcttccaagcttacaaacaactatttctctggacataagttgcatgaatcccaggccttaaatttcatttctctacagaaGAACCTGAAAATAGTGGACAGTTCACAGTAAACATTGCATGAggctcaggtttttgtttttaacataaagTACTGAGCATACATGAAAGGGGGAGTCATTCTTAAATCATGTACAAAATGAGAAATTCCAAAGAgcttttaaattagatttatttttctcttaatgtaAGCCTGACAGCAGTCCTCCCTTCTGTGGACTAATTCTggctgattctctctctctctctctctctctctctctctctctctctctctctctctctctctctctctctctctctctctctctctctctctctctctctctctctctctttttccaggacagggtttctctgtatagccctggctgtcctggaactcactttgtagaccaggctggccccaaactcagaaatctgccttcctctgcctcccgagtgctgggattaaaggcgtgcgccaccacgcccggctcttagaCTTCTTTATACAGTAAACATAACAAAATACAGTGGTCTCATTTTGTAgttctggcctggaactcatgtaagactaggctggtcttgaactcacagaactctatctgcttctgcctcctgagtgctgggattaaagcatgctATGATGGCATTTTACTATGACGGATGAAGATAGTTATGTCTGATTTTATTACTTAAAGCATAATCCTTTGGCTTTTCAACAATGACCACTGCTATTCTATAACTGGCTGAtttcagctttttcttttcttttcctttcaaaatcaTAAACATATATTTGTTAGAAAAACACTGAGTGACTGAGAGAGACTGCataatttattcataatatcaTTGGTCAGCTGCCTCAGTTACagtctgctttaaaaacaaaaagcaaacaaaaccccttaaacttttttttttaaattatcttgcgtggggcctggagagatcaCTTATTAGTTACTCTTACAAGGGACTCAGAACCTGCAGATGGCTTGCAAGtattgtaattccagttccaagggatctgatgctctttgtGACCGTTACCAGCACCAGGtcccttcacacatacacataggcaaacgtttatacacataaaactaaacgaacacattttaaaatgaagtttaattgtgtgtgtgtgtgtgtgtgtgtgtaagtgtggggATATGGGTGGCATGtcacatgtgtgaaggtcaaagaACAAGTCGTGGGAGCAGGTTGTCTTCGGTCATTGGGCACGCTTGTCAGCAAATACCTGtaccctttgagccatctctctgggtcATTACTGAGGTCTTAAAGTTAATGATCTGAGATAAACCGTTAAGATTTTCAGCTTTAAAGAATATGGAAATTGACTAGGTGGTGATGGcagctcaggcctttaatccctacattccagaggcagaggcagtcaagagtttgaggccagcctggtctacagatttggttccaggacagccagggtaacaAAAAACCTTTtgtcaaaaaccaaaataaaaccacacaaacaaGGATATATCTTATGGCTATATGATACTTCAATGTTCAAGACTTTACGGAAATATTCAGGAGTGACTGATGAGTGCTAATCTACTATTAGGTCACAAGAACAGTTTCATTTCCTTGAACTTGACTGGGAACTTTTAAACCACTTCCAAATCGCAGTGGACTGAGATACTGGAGTAGCTATTCTGCAGGGCTCTGGAGCTCTTTCATGCCCCCATTATAGATACTGTATAAAAGCAAGAAAGACATTTACTTTGTCATTGGCTACACACCTCCTCAGAGGACCAAGAAAACAAACGAAGCGAGGAACAGAGGGcttgtgggtgtggctcagtgacagGGTGTTTGCCTAGCAGAACACGTGAGTGCAATCATAGTTGCCATGGTGGCTGAGTTTCTTGAAATGCTAAAGCGTGCAAACTCTAGCTCATATCTGTTCTCGAAAGTCTTGTCCAGAACCACTGCAAGCAGTCTTCGCGCCTTGCCTTCCTCCACATACCCTTCGTAGGGTTTCCTAGTCTCCAATCTGGTTATCGATATCCGAACCTAAAGGCGGGTTTAGAGGGAGGATAGGCTCAGGGGCggagacaggaaaacagaaatcGCCAATTCGCCCTTAATTCGAGGCCGTCGCGGGCCTCACCCCTGTTGTGAGGGTTGAGATTGGAAAGGAAGTGGGGAGGCTCCAACCAGTCCCTCACTCCCGCGCCCTCATGCCCCCACCCTTCTCTGCCCGGAGCTTGGGTGCGCCGGGTCCCAGCTTCTCCTCCCGGGAGAGGAGCAGCCGGCGCCAACCGGCTGGAGGGGAAAGGCGAAGATCTGCGGGCTGCTTGGGCCAGCCAGCCCCAACCTCGGCGCCTTCAGACCGCGGCGAGCCACTCAGCCCGGAGCCGGGCCCCGGGGTAGCCCCGGAGACCCCCGTGGCCGGATGCAGGGGCGCGTCACTTCCGGGCGGTGCAGCGGCGGCGGCTTGGAAGATGGCTGCGCCCTGTGGCTCGGAGCTGCCCGCCAACTCGCCGCTCAAAATTCCGAAGATGGAGGTGCTTTCCCCGGCGTCTCCCGGCGACCTGAGCGACGGGAACCCATCGCTGTCCGACCCTTCCACGCCTCGGGGAGCCTCCCCTCTCGGGCCCGGCAGCGCGGCGGGCTCGGGGGCCGCGGCGTCCGGGGGTCtcgggctggggctggggggccGCGGCGCTGCCTCGTCCTCGGTCTCCTTCTCGCCCGGCGGCGGCAGTGGCGGGGCTGCGGCGGCCGCTGCCGCCGCCTGCCGGGGTATGTCGTGGACGCCGGCAGAGACGAACGCGCTCATCGCTGTATGGGGCAACGAGCGGCTGGTGGAGGCGCGGTACCAGCAGCTGGAGGGAGCCGGGACGGTATTCGGCAGCAAGGCCCCCGGGCCGGCCATGTACGAGCGCGTGTCCCGGGCCCTGGCCGAGCTGGGCTACGAGCGGACCCCGTCCCAGTGCCGGGAGCGCATCAAGGTAACCGGCCGCTCTGCCCGGGGCAGCGAACCAGAGGCAGAGAAGGCGGGGAGACGGGCCTGGGGGCGGGGGCCGGGCCGAGCGCGGGGCTCCCCTCCCGGGCCCCGGGTACCCCTTGTGTCTGCTCcgcctctttcttctctccctgggAAGGGGCGCTTCTTTCCAGATGGCCGCCAGCCGGTAGGTTTCCCGAGTTTGAAGTTGGGCGTGTCTGCCGCCGCCCCTCTTTCTTGCCAATTGAGGATGTTCCTGCGCTCTGAAGTTGGTAGTTTCTCTCATCGTGCGCGGGGCCTCGCACTGTCGCGGGTGCTGTCGCCCGCACTGCTTTGTTCCCAGATAGAAGGGCTCCCAGACTGAAGCTTTCCAGCTGGGATGGAATTGAGGAAGGGCAGCAGAGGGCCGGATGAGCGCCCagtgttaagattttttttttctttttttcttttaagtgctGAAGTTTAAGAAAAGAGCATTGGGACGGCTGGCCTTTTGTGTCAGTCGCTTTGCTTGTCAGTTGAGGTGATACAAGGACTAGCAAGATTTGAGGTGCTTTTGGAGAGCTGGAAAAGCTTAGTGAAAGAAAGGTCGTGTATTGTTATCGTGGAGGTAGAGGACAGTAGAGGACACGTTAGTCTGCTTGAGGGTTCTTTTGGAATTTGGACTGGCGATCTTTTCAGAGTCAGGTTGCCTTGAGAGTCAGGAGGCTTCTAATTCTGAGGAAGCCCTTTCTTGACACCCAGGTTTTTTCTGCTTTAGTTAGGGTGCCCAGATGCGGACAAGTAAAACCGAGTATGCATCTGCATGTTTAAATGTGGAGGCTTAATGTGAGTTAATTTTACCATCAGCCTGCATATCGGTTTACTGTTTCTAATGAGTTGTCTAGGCCTTCGTACCTGCCTTTGCAGACGAGGAGCTGTACTTTAGTTAAGTTCTTCCCTCTTTCTAGTGTCTGCTCAGTTTCTCCCAGTTTTCATTGAAAACATTACATTGTGTTTACATAGTATTCACTTCTGATAGTGAAGGCTACTTTTTCTGGGGACAAAACAGTAACAACTGAGAATATCACATTAGCAAACAACCATAAAACTCAGAATAGTTGTTTAAGTAAGGGTAATCACACTGaattgaggggggggggagattgtGCCAGAGGTCATGAGGCCTTGGCTCCAAAGATGTTCATTTGGAGACGTTGTTACTTAGAAAATTTGGTCCAGAAACAGCTGATTCATTGTTACCGACCGTTGGATTAATTTTATACCCATTAGAAAGCTAAGTTAGATGATTTGGTTATGTACATTTGAGGATTCTTATTGGGCTCTTTTGTTAAACAAGAATGTCATTGAGATAATAAGTACTAAGTGAAAAACTACCGTTGTTTGCATTTCATTCATTGCTCTATTCAGGGTCATTCATATTAAATTTGGGGCAGTTTCTTTGAGCTGTCCTGTATAGCATCCACCCACAAACTTTTCTGGAGTTCTGAGAGTGTCTTAGGCATTTGTGAATTATgcctgttttcttgatttttattcatAGGATTTTCAAAGTGTACTATCAAAACCTTGCTGAATGTAAATCTCTCCATAAAATTGTTTCTCAAACAACCAGGGGATATCTAGTTGGAATGCTTCATTGTCCAGTTATGAGAAGGAAATCTAAAGCAAAGAAAGGAGATTGAGCCTCTGAAG contains:
- the Msantd2 gene encoding myb/SANT-like DNA-binding domain-containing protein 2 isoform X5, producing MAAPCGSELPANSPLKIPKMEVLSPASPGDLSDGNPSLSDPSTPRGASPLGPGSAAGSGAAASGGLGLGLGGRGAASSSVSFSPGGGSGGAAAAAAAACRGMSWTPAETNALIAVWGNERLVEARYQQLEGAGTVFGSKAPGPAMYERVSRALAELGYERTPSQCRERIKGISSWNASLSSYEKEI
- the Msantd2 gene encoding myb/SANT-like DNA-binding domain-containing protein 2 isoform X4 is translated as MAAPCGSELPANSPLKIPKMEVLSPASPGDLSDGNPSLSDPSTPRGASPLGPGSAAGSGAAASGGLGLGLGGRGAASSSVSFSPGGGSGGAAAAAAAACRGMSWTPAETNALIAVWGNERLVEARYQQLEGAGTVFGSKAPGPAMYERVSRALAELGYERTPSQCRERIKLVRCPDLNAVLQLWPHRC
- the Msantd2 gene encoding myb/SANT-like DNA-binding domain-containing protein 2 isoform X6, producing MAAPCGSELPANSPLKIPKMEVLSPASPGDLSDGNPSLSDPSTPRGASPLGPGSAAGSGAAASGGLGLGLGGRGAASSSVSFSPGGGSGGAAAAAAAACRGMSWTPAETNALIAVWGNERLVEARYQQLEGAGTVFGSKAPGPAMYERVSRALAELGYERTPSQCRERIKDFQSVLSKPC